A stretch of the Acidilobus sp. 7A genome encodes the following:
- a CDS encoding SDR family oxidoreductase has protein sequence MRALITASSRGIGFGVAKVMLSRGHEVTINGSSEEHVRRAIDQLSALGKVHGVTADITTREGVTRLVSEAVNAMGGLDGLVFIAPPPRPGRFEELSQADWELGVRQLLLSAVWLVQESLPHLKASGGGIVIVSSFAIREPVEVLALSNVIRISLAGLTRTLARELGKYGIRVNMVLPGNIETDRSRQVIESRARAKGINYEEELKIEMADVPLGRIGKPEEVGEVVEFLLSERASYVNGAAVPVDGGLLHGVF, from the coding sequence GTGAGAGCCTTAATAACTGCCTCGAGCAGGGGCATAGGCTTCGGCGTCGCTAAGGTTATGCTCTCCAGGGGGCACGAGGTGACAATTAACGGCAGCAGCGAGGAGCACGTGAGGAGGGCCATTGACCAGCTCTCAGCGCTGGGGAAAGTCCACGGCGTCACTGCTGACATAACGACCCGTGAGGGCGTTACAAGGCTGGTCTCAGAGGCCGTGAATGCCATGGGTGGCCTTGACGGCCTGGTATTCATAGCGCCTCCGCCCAGGCCTGGCAGGTTTGAGGAGCTGAGCCAGGCAGACTGGGAGCTTGGCGTGAGGCAGCTCCTGCTGAGCGCCGTGTGGCTTGTGCAGGAGTCCCTGCCGCACCTAAAGGCCAGCGGGGGCGGCATAGTGATAGTCTCTAGCTTTGCCATAAGGGAGCCGGTTGAGGTGCTGGCCCTCAGCAACGTGATAAGGATATCCCTGGCAGGCCTCACCAGGACCCTGGCCAGGGAGCTCGGCAAGTACGGCATAAGAGTCAACATGGTTCTGCCAGGCAATATAGAGACCGACAGGTCAAGGCAGGTCATAGAGAGCAGGGCCAGGGCAAAGGGCATAAACTACGAGGAGGAGCTCAAGATAGAGATGGCTGACGTTCCCCTGGGCAGGATAGGCAAGCCGGAGGAGGTGGGCGAGGTAGTCGAGTTCCTCCTGAGCGAGAGGGCAAGCTACGTGAACGGCGCTGCCGTGCCAGTTGACGGCGGCCTCCTGCACGGGGTCTTCTAA
- a CDS encoding CDGSH iron-sulfur domain-containing protein: MARIVLHERNHPYIVKLDNGKELHLCACGLSQNKPYCDGHHKLTLNEEPGKIYVYKPDGTRVELISYYPEEPGK, from the coding sequence ATGGCAAGGATAGTGCTTCATGAGAGGAATCACCCCTACATTGTAAAGCTTGATAATGGAAAGGAGCTCCACTTGTGTGCCTGCGGCCTCTCCCAGAACAAGCCATACTGTGACGGCCATCATAAGCTGACCCTTAACGAGGAGCCAGGCAAGATATACGTGTATAAGCCTGACGGCACAAGAGTCGAGCTCATAAGCTACTACCCAGAGGAGCCAGGCAAATGA
- a CDS encoding substrate-binding domain-containing protein translates to MEAVELTLPPYDSLSDIHGYTDGVSMSFAGNQWFLVNKIIDILLRNGIRAYVETIPPGIVRQRALGAPLRVGTLTFSARPQVVSLPPALLDGLQVEERYDYVEDTIVLAYREARPSVSSWCDIKEIPRLAIPNPITEGIGAQVRDVIQGSCGSYEYLASRSFITRVHHREIPPMLYGNAVDAGVMWISEAKYWGFNYVVPQPELRGRLAFALLAGASEGAREAYRVLVSSGDELKAAYEAYGFKWIGS, encoded by the coding sequence ATGGAGGCCGTGGAACTCACGCTGCCTCCTTATGACTCTCTCTCCGACATACATGGCTATACTGACGGCGTCTCCATGTCTTTCGCTGGCAACCAGTGGTTCCTAGTCAACAAGATCATTGACATCCTACTGAGGAACGGCATAAGGGCTTACGTAGAGACGATACCGCCTGGAATAGTGAGGCAGAGGGCGCTCGGAGCCCCGCTGAGGGTGGGGACGCTTACCTTCTCTGCCAGGCCTCAGGTAGTGTCGTTGCCCCCAGCCCTCCTGGACGGCCTGCAGGTTGAGGAGAGGTACGATTACGTTGAGGACACTATAGTGTTGGCCTACAGGGAAGCTAGGCCAAGCGTCAGCTCATGGTGTGACATCAAGGAGATTCCAAGGCTTGCCATACCTAACCCCATAACGGAGGGCATAGGGGCCCAGGTCAGGGACGTCATACAGGGCTCCTGCGGATCTTACGAATACTTGGCATCGCGCTCCTTTATAACAAGGGTTCATCACAGGGAGATACCGCCGATGCTTTACGGCAACGCTGTTGACGCCGGCGTTATGTGGATATCCGAGGCCAAGTACTGGGGCTTCAACTACGTGGTGCCACAGCCGGAGCTCAGGGGAAGGCTGGCCTTCGCGCTTCTCGCCGGTGCCAGTGAGGGGGCCAGGGAAGCGTACAGGGTCCTCGTGAGCTCAGGGGATGAGCTCAAGGCAGCCTATGAGGCCTACGGCTTTAAGTGGATAGGAAGTTGA
- a CDS encoding M67 family metallopeptidase: protein MSPQELIIGRGLLEHLLRLARGLQEESGLCLGIGNRIIALMPAENLLRSPVEFLANPLDIVAAYKAAENLHIDVVALYHTHPDGDAAPSQMDLEGMRLWPLPWIIASRSSVRAWVLSSGLPEEVTLEVV, encoded by the coding sequence CTGAGCCCTCAGGAGCTTATAATAGGCAGGGGGCTCCTTGAGCACCTACTAAGGCTAGCTAGGGGTCTCCAGGAGGAGAGCGGCCTGTGCCTAGGCATCGGCAACAGGATAATAGCGCTCATGCCTGCTGAGAACCTGCTCAGGTCGCCGGTTGAGTTCCTGGCCAACCCTCTCGACATAGTGGCGGCCTACAAAGCCGCCGAGAACCTTCACATAGACGTTGTAGCACTTTACCACACTCATCCAGACGGGGACGCGGCGCCGAGTCAGATGGACCTAGAGGGCATGAGACTATGGCCGCTACCGTGGATAATAGCTTCAAGGAGCAGTGTAAGGGCATGGGTTTTATCCAGCGGCCTGCCTGAGGAGGTGACGCTTGAAGTAGTTTAG
- a CDS encoding metallophosphoesterase: MLVAVVSDSHDDVNSVRLAAFRAKSLGVKMIIHLGDIISPFTLKELGQAGARVEAVFGNNDGEFEMLGEVARSMDGNIGRWPRVISAGGRRLLLMHGHGPAEGTVEIAHALAESGRYDAVLYGHTHQAELTYVKGVLILNPGPLASFLGGPTMALVDTDTMAAKLVRLS; encoded by the coding sequence TTGTTAGTCGCCGTTGTTAGTGACTCACACGATGACGTCAACTCTGTCAGGCTGGCAGCCTTCAGGGCTAAGTCCCTTGGTGTGAAGATGATAATACACCTCGGCGACATAATATCGCCGTTCACCCTTAAGGAGCTTGGCCAGGCCGGCGCGAGGGTTGAGGCCGTCTTTGGCAACAATGACGGGGAGTTCGAGATGCTGGGTGAGGTGGCCAGGTCGATGGACGGTAACATAGGCAGGTGGCCGAGAGTCATAAGCGCTGGGGGGAGGAGGCTGCTCCTGATGCACGGCCACGGGCCGGCTGAGGGGACCGTTGAGATAGCTCATGCTCTCGCCGAGTCAGGCAGGTACGACGCTGTCCTCTACGGCCACACCCACCAGGCCGAGCTCACGTACGTGAAGGGGGTGCTGATCCTAAACCCGGGCCCGCTGGCTTCCTTCCTGGGCGGCCCAACGATGGCCCTCGTGGACACAGATACTATGGCTGCCAAGCTGGTGAGGTTGAGCTGA
- a CDS encoding site-2 protease family protein, which yields MSYLGLTAAATAFIAAWLLVYILLRRRSVKGLTLYPFLLIYRLGYARGPLPPGAKAKLAKVYGVASLAAAAFAMAYFYFVSGTLFLQRYVVGSSQAAQEGFVPIIPGVTVSLGEFMFILIAIGVAVVVHELSHAVVSRALGVPVKDAGFLLMAFVPAAFVEPEEGLLKSAPLRSRVMIYAAGIASNVALGFLFGYVLAAVTPLLASGMTIVSVSPNSPAYAAGLVPGMKIAAIDGIPVRTLTQGLQVLKSVGAENNATAVNVTLTVLYRGVERSIAVFKPVGVSHLGIEVTPVYKMGWLVELTTALYVVNMGLALINAAPFAFPLPGFGIESDGGQMLRDALTGLAGKAGRDASAAVELATLLLILSLITLAPVRLP from the coding sequence ATGAGCTACTTAGGCCTCACGGCTGCAGCCACGGCCTTCATAGCTGCTTGGCTTCTCGTCTACATTTTACTGAGGCGCAGGAGCGTCAAGGGGCTGACGCTCTACCCGTTCCTACTGATCTACAGGCTGGGCTACGCCAGAGGCCCCCTGCCGCCTGGGGCTAAGGCAAAGCTTGCAAAGGTCTACGGCGTCGCCTCTTTGGCGGCAGCGGCCTTCGCAATGGCATACTTCTACTTTGTCAGCGGCACCCTCTTTCTTCAGAGGTACGTGGTTGGCTCCAGCCAGGCGGCACAGGAGGGCTTCGTCCCAATTATACCTGGCGTCACCGTCAGCTTAGGCGAGTTCATGTTCATACTCATAGCTATAGGGGTCGCGGTAGTAGTTCACGAGCTCTCTCACGCTGTAGTCTCGAGGGCCCTTGGGGTCCCGGTCAAGGACGCAGGCTTCCTGTTGATGGCCTTCGTGCCAGCGGCCTTCGTGGAGCCAGAGGAGGGGCTTCTGAAGTCGGCCCCGCTGAGGTCAAGGGTTATGATATACGCGGCCGGCATAGCATCTAATGTGGCTCTTGGCTTCCTCTTCGGTTATGTGCTTGCAGCAGTGACACCATTGCTGGCCTCTGGCATGACCATAGTGTCCGTGAGCCCTAACAGCCCGGCCTACGCGGCCGGCCTGGTCCCTGGCATGAAGATAGCAGCTATAGACGGAATCCCCGTGAGGACCCTGACGCAGGGCCTTCAGGTGCTTAAGTCCGTTGGGGCTGAGAACAACGCCACTGCCGTCAACGTGACGCTAACGGTCCTGTACAGGGGCGTCGAGAGGTCTATTGCCGTCTTCAAGCCTGTTGGCGTCAGCCACCTGGGCATTGAGGTGACGCCTGTCTATAAAATGGGGTGGCTGGTCGAGCTCACAACGGCCCTATACGTAGTTAACATGGGCCTGGCCCTGATAAACGCCGCCCCCTTCGCCTTCCCGCTGCCAGGCTTTGGCATAGAGAGCGACGGGGGACAGATGCTCAGGGACGCGCTTACCGGCCTCGCGGGCAAGGCAGGCCGTGACGCATCAGCGGCCGTGGAGCTGGCGACGCTGCTACTCATACTGAGCCTCATAACGTTAGCCCCGGTGAGGCTGCCGTGA
- the ahcY gene encoding adenosylhomocysteinase, whose translation MEAKVKDLSLSKEGRLKIEWAEAHMPVLMELRKKYQDSRPLKGYRISAALHVTKETAVLIETLRAWGAEIFLAPSNPLSTQDDVAAAIAEGGVTVKAWRGMNEQEYFGAIRDAARASPDIVVDDGADLHVTIHEEMPSVGKNVIGGNEETTTGVIRLKALEASGRLLYPVVAVNNALTKYLFDNRYGTGQSTIDGILRATNVLLAGKRVVVAGYGWVGRGIAMRARGMGARVIVTEVDPIRALEALMDGFDVMSMAEAAPIGDVFITATGDINVVRREHILVMKDGAILANAGHFNVEVSVQDLESIAKSKREIRPNTVEYTLTNGRRVYLLAEGRLVNLVAAEGHPSEVMDMSFANQALAVLYHVNNRGRLQPKVYDVPLEQDQEVARLKLRTMDINIDELTPEQVKYLRSWR comes from the coding sequence GTGGAGGCTAAGGTCAAGGACCTCTCGCTTTCAAAGGAGGGGAGGCTTAAGATAGAGTGGGCCGAGGCCCACATGCCTGTCCTCATGGAGCTGAGGAAGAAGTACCAGGACTCCAGGCCATTAAAGGGCTACAGGATCTCCGCGGCGCTTCATGTGACCAAGGAGACCGCCGTCCTGATAGAGACCTTAAGGGCATGGGGGGCGGAGATATTCCTTGCCCCGAGCAACCCCCTGTCCACCCAGGACGACGTGGCGGCGGCGATTGCAGAGGGGGGAGTAACGGTTAAGGCCTGGAGGGGCATGAACGAGCAGGAGTACTTTGGCGCAATACGCGACGCCGCCAGGGCCTCGCCAGACATAGTGGTAGACGACGGGGCTGACTTGCACGTGACCATACACGAGGAGATGCCGAGCGTCGGCAAAAATGTGATAGGTGGCAACGAGGAGACTACCACCGGGGTCATAAGGCTGAAGGCCCTTGAGGCCAGCGGCAGGCTCCTCTACCCTGTTGTAGCGGTCAACAACGCCCTCACCAAGTACCTCTTCGACAACAGGTACGGGACGGGGCAGAGCACCATAGACGGCATACTGAGGGCCACCAACGTGCTCCTGGCAGGCAAGAGGGTCGTGGTGGCGGGCTACGGCTGGGTGGGGAGGGGCATAGCAATGAGGGCCAGAGGCATGGGAGCCAGGGTCATAGTCACTGAGGTTGACCCCATCAGGGCCCTCGAGGCGCTGATGGACGGCTTCGACGTTATGAGTATGGCCGAGGCCGCGCCCATAGGTGACGTATTCATAACTGCCACGGGCGACATAAACGTGGTGAGGAGGGAGCACATACTTGTCATGAAGGACGGCGCCATTCTTGCAAACGCCGGCCACTTCAACGTCGAGGTGAGCGTGCAGGACCTTGAGTCCATAGCTAAGTCAAAGAGGGAGATAAGGCCCAACACGGTGGAGTACACGCTCACAAACGGCAGGAGGGTCTATTTGCTTGCGGAGGGCCGCCTTGTCAACCTGGTCGCCGCCGAGGGTCACCCGAGCGAGGTCATGGATATGAGCTTTGCCAACCAGGCGCTGGCGGTGCTCTACCACGTTAACAACAGGGGCAGACTGCAGCCGAAGGTCTATGACGTGCCGCTTGAGCAGGACCAGGAGGTCGCCAGGCTCAAGCTGAGGACTATGGACATAAATATAGATGAACTCACGCCGGAGCAGGTGAAGTACCTGAGGAGCTGGAGATGA
- the eno gene encoding phosphopyruvate hydratase, whose protein sequence is MAGDEDFIISYVHGVLALDSRGNPTVKVIVKTKGGVGVGIAPSGASKSTKEAIEKRDGGRGWGGMGVGQALSNVNTLLSPRLIGLDSRRQALIDGVMIEIDGTPNKSRLGGNVTTATSIAVAKAAAASSGVELYEYLGGPGAKVLPTPLMNVINGGVHAGNDLAFQEFIMIPAGAASFAEAMRMAVEVYKSLKSYLTDKYGKTSTNVGDEGGYAPPMKEVREALEALRAAIKSAGYELGSDFLLGLDAASSEFYDPEKKAYRVDGKLYEPGELLELYSQLVDEFSIAYLEDPFHEDDLQHFTEITAKLGSRVLIVGDDLYATNVKYLKRGIEAKATNGALVKVNQVGTLTETLDYVRMARNAGVRPVISHRSGDTEDPFIADLAVAVGAGLIKTGAPARSERLAKYNRLLEIEDSLGPLAVYAGKEPFTR, encoded by the coding sequence GTGGCAGGGGATGAGGACTTTATAATATCATATGTTCACGGCGTCCTGGCGCTTGACTCCAGGGGCAACCCAACTGTTAAGGTGATAGTGAAGACAAAGGGTGGCGTCGGGGTTGGGATAGCGCCCAGCGGGGCCAGCAAGAGCACCAAGGAGGCCATTGAGAAGAGGGACGGGGGCAGGGGCTGGGGCGGCATGGGGGTTGGACAGGCGCTCTCAAATGTCAACACGCTGCTCTCCCCAAGGCTCATAGGGCTTGACTCAAGGAGGCAGGCCCTTATAGACGGCGTTATGATAGAGATTGACGGCACCCCCAACAAGTCGAGGCTCGGGGGCAACGTGACCACTGCCACAAGCATAGCAGTGGCGAAGGCTGCGGCCGCTTCCTCTGGCGTTGAGCTCTACGAGTACCTGGGTGGCCCTGGGGCCAAGGTGCTTCCGACGCCGCTCATGAACGTGATAAACGGCGGCGTCCACGCTGGCAATGACCTGGCGTTCCAGGAGTTTATAATGATACCCGCTGGCGCCGCCTCGTTTGCAGAGGCCATGAGGATGGCAGTTGAGGTCTACAAGTCGCTCAAGTCCTACCTGACGGACAAGTATGGCAAGACTTCAACCAACGTGGGTGACGAGGGCGGCTACGCCCCGCCTATGAAGGAGGTCAGGGAGGCCCTTGAGGCCCTCAGGGCAGCTATAAAGTCAGCCGGCTACGAGCTGGGCTCTGACTTCCTCCTAGGCCTTGACGCCGCCTCCTCTGAGTTCTACGATCCTGAGAAGAAGGCTTACAGGGTCGACGGCAAGCTATACGAGCCCGGGGAGCTGCTGGAGCTCTACTCCCAGCTAGTTGACGAGTTCAGCATAGCTTACCTCGAGGACCCGTTCCATGAGGACGACCTTCAGCACTTCACAGAGATAACGGCTAAGCTTGGCTCGAGGGTCCTCATAGTTGGCGATGACCTCTACGCCACTAACGTCAAGTACCTGAAGAGGGGCATAGAGGCTAAGGCAACCAACGGGGCCCTGGTCAAGGTGAACCAGGTGGGCACGCTGACCGAGACCCTGGACTATGTGAGGATGGCCAGGAACGCCGGCGTAAGGCCAGTGATAAGCCACAGGAGCGGCGACACGGAGGACCCATTCATAGCTGACCTGGCCGTGGCAGTCGGGGCGGGACTCATAAAGACAGGGGCCCCAGCGAGGAGCGAGAGGCTGGCCAAGTACAACAGGCTCCTGGAGATAGAAGACTCCCTCGGCCCGCTGGCAGTCTACGCTGGTAAGGAGCCGTTCACCCGCTGA
- a CDS encoding chromatin protein Cren7, translating to MPRKSKDKSNDPFTCPVCGVRVSAPERTWTLVSPIPDREGRVTITIMGAFRCPNGHTWKAVIKKFKSGEEAQGEVEQPAEKEEGEVITLDISDIQNFNDEEPRDEEEEG from the coding sequence TTGCCAAGGAAGTCAAAGGATAAGTCGAACGATCCCTTCACGTGCCCCGTGTGCGGTGTCAGGGTGTCGGCTCCAGAGAGGACGTGGACCCTGGTCTCCCCGATACCCGATAGGGAGGGAAGAGTAACGATAACTATCATGGGGGCCTTTAGGTGCCCCAACGGTCACACCTGGAAGGCTGTCATAAAGAAGTTCAAGAGCGGCGAGGAAGCCCAGGGTGAGGTGGAGCAGCCAGCCGAGAAGGAGGAGGGCGAGGTCATAACACTTGACATTTCCGACATCCAGAACTTCAACGATGAGGAACCACGCGACGAGGAAGAGGAGGGCTGA
- the cutA gene encoding divalent-cation tolerance protein CutA, whose amino-acid sequence MVVLATLLVLVTAPKGDGNRIASELLKERVAACVNVVSGVRSSYWWENRIEEADEDLLLIKTAEAVYPRLEEVIRRVHPYKVPEVLALRVERGLAEYISWVEGSVSPRSQESKA is encoded by the coding sequence GTGGTCGTACTGGCCACGCTATTAGTCCTGGTGACAGCCCCGAAGGGTGATGGAAATAGGATAGCTTCCGAGCTGCTAAAGGAGAGGGTCGCAGCCTGCGTTAACGTTGTAAGCGGCGTTCGTAGCTCTTATTGGTGGGAGAACAGGATAGAGGAGGCCGACGAGGACCTGCTTCTCATAAAGACCGCCGAGGCCGTCTACCCAAGGCTTGAGGAAGTCATAAGAAGGGTGCACCCTTACAAGGTCCCTGAGGTGCTTGCGCTGAGGGTTGAGAGGGGCCTGGCAGAATACATTTCCTGGGTTGAAGGCTCAGTTTCGCCGAGGTCCCAGGAATCCAAGGCTTGA
- a CDS encoding pyridoxal phosphate-dependent aminotransferase, with translation MSNEPPALGLKQEMYIIKGESAFTYLPIIRELETRGVKVISFGIGQPDFPTPAHIREAAKDALDQGFTGYTETAGIPELREAIADYLNSRYGSDVKPDEIIVTTGTKTAIFMAGAAYLRPGDEAIVIEPAYYAYSQITKFFGAKPKVVTMDFEPGKGFSLDLGKVEDAVTDRTRLLFLNNPNNPTGLVLGRKQVEELMDVAARKGVVVVADEIYDNFVYDGDFGSTISHAGWRDNLIYINGFSKTFSMTGWRLGYIVARREVVNRMLDLAVSVYSCATSIAQKAGVAALRGDWSPVRSMIDEFKRRRDAIYSLLKDVPGFEAYKPQGAFYMFPRVSGLLKAAGFNTTEELVNKLLYEKGVLVLPGNTFSESMGRNFVRFSFATSLDNIVEGVKRIAEFADKVMRR, from the coding sequence ATGTCGAACGAGCCCCCAGCGCTTGGGCTTAAGCAGGAGATGTACATAATAAAGGGCGAGAGCGCCTTCACCTACCTCCCCATAATCAGGGAGCTCGAGACCAGGGGCGTTAAAGTCATAAGCTTTGGCATAGGCCAGCCTGACTTTCCAACGCCTGCCCACATAAGGGAGGCCGCCAAGGACGCCCTTGACCAGGGCTTCACCGGCTACACGGAGACAGCGGGCATACCTGAGCTCAGGGAGGCCATAGCTGACTACCTGAACAGCAGGTACGGCTCTGACGTCAAGCCTGATGAGATCATAGTGACCACTGGGACCAAGACTGCCATATTCATGGCTGGCGCGGCCTACCTGAGGCCAGGCGACGAGGCCATAGTTATAGAGCCGGCCTACTACGCCTACTCCCAGATAACCAAGTTCTTTGGAGCAAAGCCTAAGGTCGTCACCATGGACTTTGAGCCTGGGAAGGGCTTCAGCCTGGACCTCGGCAAGGTTGAGGACGCCGTAACTGATAGGACAAGGCTCCTCTTCCTCAACAACCCTAACAACCCGACAGGCCTTGTCCTGGGTCGTAAGCAGGTCGAGGAGCTGATGGACGTCGCTGCCAGGAAGGGAGTTGTGGTCGTAGCTGACGAGATTTACGATAACTTCGTATATGATGGTGACTTCGGGAGCACTATAAGTCACGCGGGCTGGAGGGACAACCTGATCTACATAAATGGCTTCTCCAAGACCTTCTCAATGACCGGCTGGAGGCTTGGCTACATAGTGGCCAGACGTGAGGTCGTCAACAGAATGCTGGACCTCGCCGTGTCAGTGTACAGCTGCGCCACCAGCATAGCCCAGAAGGCCGGCGTAGCCGCCCTGAGGGGCGACTGGTCGCCCGTGAGGTCAATGATAGACGAGTTTAAGAGGAGGAGGGATGCAATCTACAGCCTCCTTAAGGACGTCCCCGGCTTCGAGGCCTATAAGCCCCAGGGAGCCTTCTACATGTTCCCCAGGGTCTCAGGCCTTCTCAAGGCCGCTGGATTTAACACCACAGAGGAGCTCGTCAACAAGCTCCTCTACGAGAAGGGAGTTCTCGTGCTACCTGGAAACACCTTCTCCGAGAGCATGGGCAGGAACTTCGTTAGATTCAGCTTCGCCACGTCGCTTGATAACATAGTTGAGGGCGTGAAGAGGATAGCGGAGTTTGCAGATAAAGTCATGAGGAGGTAG
- a CDS encoding FAD-binding oxidoreductase produces the protein MHRRGKAAVIGGGLSGLWLSYELARRGYSVTLYEANSIGYGASSRAAGIISLQLPAFLLKYAADGFRAYLEAGLERVVRSLWIPRQDELHCIKCITSFLSSEGIYAELMKLEEVSEKLSGLAGDGDEPVVMMDQGMASPGDAINFLIRALSMMDFSVKYGPVLRKGNRLLHEGLPIEADLTFVAAGPWTPLLVNVNGNLKIYRCAAHSVKGDVPDIIVEDDINGFYIVPESRDQAIIGGWDSELTRPEDGFRLSSPEAYEVLELVATRLPRAESFYPVSSWAAPCVSGADGLPVVGKLDEVYVLTGLNGAGLTLSPGLSRLLVDIAEGIAKEDERLSPSRLLKGRLSGPEEPFDRLCD, from the coding sequence TTGCATAGACGAGGCAAGGCCGCAGTTATCGGCGGCGGCCTCTCAGGTCTCTGGCTCTCTTATGAGCTCGCCCGAAGGGGCTACAGTGTAACCCTCTACGAAGCTAACTCCATAGGCTACGGGGCCTCGTCAAGGGCCGCCGGGATAATCTCGCTGCAGCTACCGGCCTTTCTGCTGAAGTACGCCGCGGACGGCTTCAGGGCCTACCTTGAAGCCGGCCTGGAGCGAGTGGTGAGGAGCCTCTGGATCCCTAGACAGGACGAGCTGCACTGCATAAAGTGCATCACCTCGTTCCTCAGCTCCGAGGGTATATATGCCGAGCTCATGAAGTTGGAGGAGGTAAGCGAGAAGCTCAGCGGCCTGGCCGGCGATGGTGACGAGCCGGTAGTAATGATGGATCAGGGCATGGCAAGCCCAGGCGACGCCATAAATTTCCTTATAAGGGCTCTCTCAATGATGGACTTTAGCGTAAAGTATGGCCCTGTCTTGAGGAAGGGCAATAGGCTCCTCCACGAGGGCCTCCCGATAGAGGCTGACCTGACGTTCGTGGCCGCCGGCCCCTGGACCCCGCTGCTGGTGAACGTCAATGGCAACCTTAAGATCTACAGGTGCGCCGCCCACAGCGTGAAGGGGGACGTCCCTGACATCATAGTTGAGGATGACATAAATGGCTTCTACATTGTCCCTGAGTCGAGAGACCAGGCGATAATAGGGGGGTGGGACTCCGAGCTCACGAGGCCGGAGGACGGCTTTAGGTTGAGCAGCCCCGAGGCCTACGAGGTGTTAGAGCTTGTTGCGACGAGGCTTCCAAGAGCTGAGAGCTTCTACCCAGTCTCGTCGTGGGCCGCCCCCTGCGTCTCCGGCGCTGACGGGCTGCCAGTAGTTGGCAAGCTTGATGAGGTCTACGTCCTCACAGGCCTTAATGGGGCAGGCCTCACACTGTCCCCAGGACTCTCAAGGCTGCTTGTTGACATAGCAGAGGGGATAGCCAAGGAGGACGAGAGGCTGTCGCCGTCAAGGCTCCTCAAGGGAAGGCTAAGCGGGCCCGAGGAGCCCTTTGACAGGCTGTGCGATTAA
- a CDS encoding SAM-dependent chlorinase/fluorinase: MPGLIGLITDFGDSVYDGIVESIIKSIDPSVSVVRIDNKVPKFSILAGSYITYSSYRWLPQGSVIMVVVDPGVGTRRRAVVVRTNNYYFVAPDNGVIYEAAAEDGIREMYAIDYSRVRSLAGIRAFSYAPLSYTFHGRDVFAPAAALIAKGVDPVKFASPADIRSLTSLRLRYAARLNGLTRTRVVYIDGFGNVALGLTQRDYRLPRGRVTVTVRGAQYAFNVGRTFGDVKPGDAVIYINSFGFMELAINQGNASQQLKVSIGDEVTLSP; this comes from the coding sequence CTGCCTGGGCTTATTGGTCTCATAACTGACTTTGGGGACTCTGTCTACGACGGCATTGTGGAGTCCATCATTAAGTCAATAGACCCCTCCGTGAGCGTCGTGAGGATAGATAACAAGGTGCCTAAGTTCTCAATATTAGCTGGCAGCTACATAACATACTCCTCCTACAGGTGGCTCCCCCAGGGCTCCGTCATAATGGTAGTGGTAGACCCCGGCGTGGGCACCAGGAGGAGGGCTGTCGTTGTGAGGACCAACAACTACTACTTTGTAGCCCCTGACAACGGCGTCATATATGAGGCTGCTGCTGAGGACGGCATAAGGGAAATGTACGCCATAGACTACTCCAGGGTCCGCTCGCTGGCCGGCATTAGGGCCTTCTCCTACGCGCCGCTCTCGTACACGTTTCACGGCAGGGACGTCTTCGCGCCGGCCGCAGCCCTCATAGCTAAAGGCGTTGATCCCGTCAAGTTTGCCTCCCCTGCTGACATAAGGTCACTCACGTCGCTTAGGCTCAGGTATGCCGCTCGCTTGAACGGCCTCACGCGCACTAGGGTCGTTTACATAGACGGCTTCGGCAACGTGGCCCTTGGCCTCACTCAGAGGGACTACAGGCTTCCGAGGGGCAGGGTCACGGTGACCGTCAGGGGGGCCCAGTACGCGTTTAACGTTGGAAGGACCTTTGGCGACGTCAAGCCTGGCGACGCTGTAATCTACATAAACAGCTTTGGGTTTATGGAGCTTGCAATAAACCAGGGCAACGCCTCACAGCAGCTGAAGGTCAGCATCGGCGATGAAGTGACGCTCTCGCCGTAG